The genomic interval aacaaaaaTAAGATCAAACGCGAATGCCCAAACCCATAACCAAATCTAACCACTTACCTCAAACTTACTGCTAGGGCACAACgccgcgagagggagagggaggggaTCAGGATGAGTACCGCTGCTAGGGCTGAATCGGAGATGGACGACGAGTGGCGCGACGTCGGGCGCCGGCGATGTCAGGCAGAGACGATGCTGAGAGAAGGCAGAGCGCGAGAAGGCGATCGGCGTGGCGAGATCGCGAGGAAGGGAAGTCACGTGAGGGCTCGGGAAAGAGGAGGCCGGCGGTTGAGGCTCGAAAGAGAAGAAGACCAACAACTCCGGCTCGAGAGAGAAGAAGACCGGCAACGGCTTGGGGTCGGCGAAGGAGAGGAGGCGACGTCGCGAGGTCAGGAGGAGGAGAAGGTGTTTCGGCGTGGGAAGGAGAATAGTGCACGGGAGAAAATCTTATAACTTAGGGCTTTTAaaattaaaccctagatccatttctcaatcaactctcatCTCCGAGTATTTCAAACAGGCTTTTCTCGAGCCCATAAGTCTCATCTAAATACGCCGTTAGAGATTAATTCTAAaaacaatttctaaaaatttctaaaaaattctgtTAAAGATATttgtctattaaaccttattatttaattattatttgttatCGTATTTTACACTGGCCTACTCATTCAATGCGTtcaatgtattttttttattttttaatcaatgtcCGCATGTGGCATGTCCCCACAtaggtaaattttattattattattattattattattattattaacaaTCTCTAGTGTTGTGTGTCGCCACCTAATGAAAGGTGTAAAAGAGCGGCATCCATTGTCATCGTTCAGTGGATCTTCTCCACTCGGCTTCCACATGCTGGACCACGTGTGTACAGAgctcttgttgttgttgtgttgCTTCTACTCTAGCCCCCTTTGGTGGTGGGTTTGAATGGATCATTCGACGTTTAGGGACGGCTGCTAGCTCAGGGACCGATTCTTTCCTCCGAGCCGCCTGGGCCTCTTTAATATTGATGTACTCGGTAGCCCGCCCGAGTAGGTGATCGAAGTCTCATGGGAGCTTCCAGATGAGCAACCAAAATAACTTGCCCTCTAAAAGCCCTTGTGAGAATGAACTCACAAGTATCTCCAGAGTGGCTGATGGGACTTCCATAGCCACTTGGTTAAATCTTTTAATGTAGGCCCACAAGGCTTCCTTAGACCCTTGCTTAACCGCGAACAGGTTGACATTCGTCTTCTGGAGACTGTGACTGCTCGCGACGTGTTGCAGGAATGCTGagcggaagtccttgaaactgtAGATCGACCCCATCGGCAGCCGCCTAAACCACCTTTGCGCTAATCCGGATAACGTGGTGAGGAAGACCTGACATTTGACTCTGTCGATGTACTGATGAAGCATGGCCATGTTGTCGAATTTGATGAGATGATCCTCAGGGTTGGTTGCCCTTGTGTACTCTCTGATTGTTAGCGGCGAGTAATATTGCGGCAGCCGATCGTCCAGGATCTCTTGAGAGAATTGCCTATTTATTCGTTCAGGAGAATCGTCGAGCCTTAGTGCTTTACCCTTATGTTTGTCCCAAGCGGGCGCTTCCTCCGATGAGGATCCTTGTGCTTTATCCGTTCGGCCTTGTTCCTCCGAAGGGGTGCGGAACAACCCTCGGTGGTAGGGGATTGGCACATTCGGTGTCTCTCCAAATGTGTCGATCGGCTTGTTGCCCGGACGACCAGCAGCAATGTTTTCTCCTCGACCTTTATGATCAGCTTGTTGACCTATTGCCGATGCTGCTTGTTCATTTGCCTGACGATCAACTATCGCCTGCTGCTGCTCCAACATCTTAGTCGCCCGTGCTTGTATCAGCATGCCAACTCATCTTGCATCAATGTCACGGTGGTGAGTCCTCCAGCTCCTCCATCTCTACGTTTCATATTCAGGTAAGATTTCTACAAACGACGCCAAATATAATCCTATCCTTAAACAGCGAAGATGACAAGCTAAGGATGTGGCTTTAAAGTTGACACAGTAAAGACTCCATGTAGTCCTGCAATACAAAAGTGTCAGTACTGGGCCAGGAAGGTGTTCCTGACATTgaccctccgatactcaagtcatTCTCCAGCGATCTCAAGAAATGGAGAACTATAGATAAGAGATGTAGAAAACGAAGTTGCACATACTTTTCCCTGTAAATggaaacccccttttataatgTCACTATAGTGGTCATGCATGCATCCCAAAGCATAGGCATGTTTCCCTAGATATAGAAAAAGGTAAGttaaaaagtgtctctgacaccattCCTTAAACAATCATACAATCCTCTGATGTGACAGTGGGAAAACTTCTAAAGTATGATTGTTTGCTGGA from Zingiber officinale cultivar Zhangliang chromosome 6B, Zo_v1.1, whole genome shotgun sequence carries:
- the LOC121991446 gene encoding RNA-binding protein 25-like, whose protein sequence is MGDEWRDFGCRRCQAETMLREGRAREGDRRGEIARKGSHVRARERGGRRLGSKEKKTNNSGSREKTDNGLGSAKERRRRREVRRRRRAQRREREREGIRMSTAARAESEMDDEWRDVGRRRCQAETMLREGRAREGDRRGEIARKGSHVRARERGGRRLRLEREEDQQLRLEREEDRQRLGVGEGEEATSRGQEEEKVFRRGKENSAREKIL